The sequence GGGTCTGGGTCTGAAATTCACAGAGCGTGGCATACAAAATGCCATCAGGCTGGATCGCAGTCAAAATCTCAGGTAGATCGTCCAACGGACAGTGGACTGAACAACGATAGGCGTACCGCACACCTGGTTCAGTGGCTTGAAATTCATCCAGAGCTTCCTCAGAAAATCCTGTGAGATAGGCTCGAACCCCAGCCGACTCTGGGTTGAACGTTTCCGCCAACTTGCTGGCCGGCACGAGGAACTCGAACGCGTCCGGAGTGTTGTATTCGAACTGGCAGGGTCCAAAAGCATCAGGCCACGAGCAGAAGAAGGGTACTGACACATCGGAAGACCGCAAGACCACGGCCTGCTTCTCCACACGAGTTTCAATCGGCAAGTCCAAGAGGGTAATAGCTTCCAGAAATGCCGCGCGACGCTCATCCAACCAGCGCGCCCGTTCGGCATCGCCGCGCGCCTCCCCTGGCGTAATCACCGCCTGAGTCTGCAGTCGAATACGGATGAATGAGTGAGCATGCCGAAACCCGATCCAGAACATGCCGCGCTGATCGTGAAGCCGCAGCACCTCTCGAATTCGCCAGGGATGGCTGATGGAACAGTAGGTCCCGACATCTTGGTGACGTTGATAGATGGTATGGTACGCGCCGGAAAGGAGAAAGAAATCGCCACGCCATCGTTCCCGAATATGGATGAGGGTGACATCTTCCGTCGCCCATGGATCAAGCTGATCAAGCTCGTCTGGAGACCCGACCGTCCATTCCTCGACGTAGCAGATCACGTCCTGAGCCGGGGTAACTGGCTTTAACCCGAGCATCGCGAGACGAGCGCCGACCGCAAGAGCCTGATCAAAGGTCAGTGGCGTC is a genomic window of Candidatus Nitrospira kreftii containing:
- a CDS encoding hypothetical protein (conserved protein of unknown function), giving the protein MRERRWETTTPLTFDQALAVGARLAMLGLKPVTPAQDVICYVEEWTVGSPDELDQLDPWATEDVTLIHIRERWRGDFFLLSGAYHTIYQRHQDVGTYCSISHPWRIREVLRLHDQRGMFWIGFRHAHSFIRIRLQTQAVITPGEARGDAERARWLDERRAAFLEAITLLDLPIETRVEKQAVVLRSSDVSVPFFCSWPDAFGPCQFEYNTPDAFEFLVPASKLAETFNPESAGVRAYLTGFSEEALDEFQATEPGVRYAYRCSVHCPLDDLPEILTAIQPDGILYATLCEFQTQTLLPECDDASAIIGIVGINGQFKIEARLNHAPLSEDAMAPWLERVIGHPVVYAPLPAFV